aaagaatctgaatcccagcatcagagcaagCATGATACTTGGCCATTCTCTCCCCCAGGTATACACAGCATCTGTCCAAAGAAAGAAGATGCAACAACCATTCACTACACAGAACTGTAGAAGGCATTTGCTTTCCCAATGCTCTGCACAGATTAATACCTTCTATTGAACAGACATGCACCGATATTAAATGACACTTACACTAGCTTATGTTCAGGTATCTTACCATCTTTTTAAGTTTAGATAATATATTACAGGACTTCCCTGTAGTAGGAGGATAATTTAaggtgactttcttttttttttaattttttcttaaaaggtcCTCAAGCTTGTATTCAAACATTAAAAGAAACTGCTAAAATCCACATTTAGAGTGGTAAGGTCATGTACCAGTATCCAAAATCTGCAGACCTGGAAACTATAAAGGAGAGACAGCTGAATTGATATCCCCCACCCCCCAATGATTTTTCACTAGAAGACAGTGGAAAAACTTTTTCTAGCAAATACAACAGGACCTTCTGACTTCAATGAACTGAAATCTGGATGTACAACCTTCACTGCCAAAGGTCTCTCCTGTTTGTGCTGTATGACTAGAGATTTACTCCTCCAAGCAATCTGAGGAAATTCATTCATTCTTATGCAACACAATACAGAGTCATCACTTAACTCCTTCATGCATTGGCAAGCTTGGTCTTGGGAGGCTGATTCCAGCACAAGAAGAACTATTCTGTAATATTTCAGTTGCAGGTGCCTTAAAATTTGCCAGACAACTGTTAACTTCTAGCAAGTACTGTACTGATGACAGAGCTGAATAcaaatgcatgcttttttttaaatttgcaattatTTGGCAAATAAATAGGTGGGATAAACCTACCTCTGGTATTACTGGTGAAACCAATACACTCAGCGAGGCAACCTCCTCCACATTATATTTTTCAGCCTTCATCTGCTGGCAAAGTCTTACCAAACTGCCCTCCCCTCAGCCTTGGGGCACTTAACCCATCTTATTTACAACAGGAAGCACAATCATCTATCACCTAATCTTGCCAGCATGAGCTCACAGCAAAACAGCAAATGTTTCCAGTGTTCACATTCACATAACCAGCCACTTGGTGGAACCTGCACAGTGCACACAACTTTCAGGATAAGCCTCCTGGAATGCTCAGTTCTTAGTTATCCTCATTTCTGTGAGCAGTCTAACAAAATCCTGTGTGACTTCTCAATAGAAGTTAGTAAGCTACAAGTATGTTTAGAACTCATACACAACAACCACCattttttcaaacacaaaaatacCAGTATAAGGTACAACAGTGTGTCTAGCAACTGTGCAGCAGACTTTCAAACATCACTCCAGTAAAACACATTACAATTAGAAAGGCTGATGTGTTTTAAGTATTTCAAAGTCACATACTATGCCCATGCAATGTATTACCTACCATGAACAGCTAGGAGAGACAGTCTTGTGCACCTCCAGGCTAATAAGACAAGTGGATCTTCATTCCGGTTGTCGCTAAGATCTGGGAAGCCAGACATATCTATCACATCATTCATTAGTATAAAATGAGTGAGGAACTTGTCATACTGCCTGGATATGAGGTCAACAACAGCCCCTGAAACACAAGTGATGTAGCTGTCAAAATGAATCCTCTCTAGGGGGATACTGGGCTTAAGAATCCTTAACATATCATCACTCTTGACATCAAAAGCCATTATATAGACCCGAAGATTAGTGCTGTTGCGAGTCAGCGCCTTCCAATTCTCATCTTCTGGCATACTGTCCAATGACTTGTGCATTATGGAAACACTGTGGACCAGGAGGGACAGTCGATGCAAAGGCACATGGTTGCTGTCAGCCAGGACTCTTGCCATTTCAGCTGTAAAATCACAGAAATCCAAAGCGAGCGAACGCAGATTCACAAAGCGCTCCAATTCAACCGCAGTGATAAGAGTGGTATTACCAGGGATGTGGTTGTCCAATAAGCTCAGATGTTCCATGGTGTTGGCTATGGGGTTTGATAAGGAGGACAATGATGTGGGAGTTACTATTTGCAGCATAAACCCACAAGACAGCCATTTCAATTGCCTGCTATTGCCTAATATCTCTTCAAACAGTTGTTGTATTCTGCAAGTAAACAAAACAGACAATGATCCTATTAAACATGGTTTAGTCTTACCAACTGCATaccattccattttttttaattcgagaattattcttctttcatttatGGCTGTATTTTGCAGAAAGGTGCTATATTATGGTTCTTGTGAACAACAAATGTTAGAACCTGACTCTGCGGACCTCCCACAGCAATTTAATATTCACTGCATTTAAAAGGTTAAAATTGTAAAGTATCTTGAGAAAAATTACATACTTTGTCTTTCAAAAACAGTGGCACACTATGAACCTTCATTTCATGTATTTCTCAGCACGTATTTAACACCCTCCCACATACATTTTAAGGTTATGCAAATAAGAAAACCTGTaatgcttttaaaacacagttcttgttttttaaaacagcttttcataTTTGCTAACCTCTCCAGAACTGCAAAttcattatggaaaaaaaaagtcattttcaaTAAAAGGTTGCAGAAACCTGACCTTCAGCATAAGTTAGAATGATCTGAAACCACCTGCTTAACTTTGCCTCATTAAAGGGCAAAGTATAAACATACTAAAagtatataaaagtataaattataataaaagtaTATAAAGTAGATCCTTTAAATAATTCTGAATGTACAGCTAACTGGATTTTCAAGTGTCAACAGGTTCAAGTTTTACCAACATAACTTGGACCTGGTAACATTTTAATCTCGGATTACCAGTGCCAGATCCTCATGCCATTTACTAGGCTGCATGATTATTACGCACTTATTCTGCTGCATCCTGTCTCTCTCAccccttcatttttttaatgaagcaatgTTAAGTTAGCTATTTAATTCGAGAAGGcaacagaagtattttaaaataagatttttaatacTAAATTCAAACAGTACAGTCAAACTCTACAAACTTTctccaaataattatttttccagtcttCATCCCACAGCTGCTAAGGCCCCAAAGAGTCCTCCTGCCTAAATGACAAGTGTTCTTTGAGCATATACATTCTAGGGCACGTGTAGATGAGAGTTTGATCTCATACCCTGGTCAGTCAGAAGGAAAGATCAACATTTAAGGGAAGCAGTTAAGCCAGGCTATGACAGTTCCATGAAATGCCAAGAAGTAAGATGTAAACACCTCCAGTACAAAAGGAGCAGAAAACTTTGTGCCTCAAATCAGGTAATGTTTTGCACAGAAtactttttcctttattgttaTGAGCATCGTGTATTTTATACATGTAAGCAGAACAGCCTTGCAAGTTACTATTCTCATCCATGTGTCTCTAGCCGAGATAATGTCCAGACAAAATTAAAGGCTTATTTAGCCCGGTATCCTGACTGACAGCAGAGAAATACTAACACCTTAAGAAGTGCAACAGAACAAGGAAAGCACAGAGGGATATTTCTCAAATATCTCCTTAGTTTCCAAAAATTTGTAACTTGGACCTCCTGAGCCAGAGATGGCTTTCTGTATTTAGTAACCCTCAGGGACCTCACTTCTACAAATTTATCCAGGCTCCTCTTTGAGCCAAGTAAGCTCTTAGCAACTGTAACATCCAATAATAAAGAACTCTGCAGTGCGATTCCCCCCCTCTTCTTGCTCGCTCTGAACCTGCTACCTACTACCTTCGATGACCCATAATCCTTCATTGTAAGAAAGTTAAAAGATCAATCTTTATTCATGGTCTCCCTTTGCAAATCCTTATTCATCCTCTCCCTTGCCTGCACTTGCTTTTGTCCTTCTCCTAAGAGTGTACTGGGTTTGCAAGGCCTGACTTCTCTTTGCAAGTGGAAGAGTTGGTGTGGTTCTTGTATTTATCTATTATATACCTCAGAATAGTTCCCAAGGTTTTGCCTAGTACAGTCATCAAGTTTAAAGACTTCAGTTCTTCCAGAtcttctctgaatattttttttttttaaactgaggacTGGCAACTGCATCACAAATTAAACACAGTTTTAAACAACAGGTCAAGAGTCACGGATAGTGTAGGTTTGCGCTTTTATTCCTACGTTCTTTTACAGTTCAGACGAGCCCTGTTTGATCCTGGCAGTGTTTGTTTCATAACTATTCCTGCCAATGCTTAAACTGAAGGTAGATTCACTGCCAATCTCCCAAAGAAAAAGGTTCTACCACAGGAACCTATCTAATTTCTTCCAATGAACAAAgattcttccctctcccctctcatcATACACATCCACGAAAGGTGCTATAATGGTTGCAGCAAAGCtagaatttattttgtaatagtCAAATTAGTCAATCTTGATAGTGTTTGTAATATTTTACAGAACAATTGAAAAGATGACAAATCAATTTTGAGATACTCGGTAGAATACTACTATCTATTTACCTCACTGCactaaaaatctgtttaaattgtGCTTTCTAGTACAACTCAAACATCTAAGCTTGGAAGAGTACTGTTCTAGTACTCGCACAACTTCATGAAAAGAAATATGATATCGAACTCTGCAGCTGTAGGGTGGGTTTTCTCCCCTGTGGGAATTGTACTAAGTAACTTTTAACAAGAGACACAGCACTAAATCAGTATCTACACATCAACTTTTCACTGCAAGCGCCAAAGTATTTATACAGGTATTCAGATTTGTGCTGATAGTCTACCAACCCACTGGGTCCTAAGAAAACTTTCCAGCCACCTTCGCCCGCTTCTTTACCGATTTAATAAAAAGAGATCAAACATGTAAATAGAGAATATTTAATAGTGATCACTTTTGGATTGTTTTTAATACCTGATTTATATAATGCCAGACAGGAAGCACAATATAAACCACATGCCAttagtttaaatatatttcaaataaatttttcaaaCACCCTAACAGGGCTCTTTCCTCCCCTGCAAATTCTTATGCACATCCTATTTTTCATAAACAGACTGCATCTAACTGGAGTTTGCAAAAACAGTTTGAACTGTCTTCTAGAAATTTAGATACATTAAGTGTATTCTTGTGAATTAACACCTACTTGATTATAAAATGAACTTTTACTTCAATTGCCTAGCATGTAGTACAATATTTATCCTAACTTACACATGGTTATCTTAAAGCTCGGTTATAAAGCTGAAGTTTAAACATAGTTTAGTAAGCATAACACAGAATATAAGCAGAGCTCAGCAACGTAACCTAGTGATGCCTCAACGAGTGTACTTAATCAGTCCGCTTTGCTCCCTCTGAGCAGCAATTATGGGATGTTCACCACCAACCTGAAACCTACCAGTGATCATACTGAAGCAaactatataaaaaataaaaatctcaaaataaattactttcataATTAATGCCTTAAATGGCACTTTCAGCCAGAGGACAGACCAAAGCCTGGTTAGACAGTCTGAGTTACTGTTTAAGCCCAAAAACCAGTCCTGACCAGTACTGAAGCACATTGATGGCCCTGGACAGGAAACAAACATATTACTAAGGTCCACATGGAGCCCATTTGTTTAATTAAAGACTATCAATCATTATGTTTTGTTTAGTAACAGAGACTAAACTGGTTCTTTTGGAAACCAAACTATCTGAACCACACGGATCAATCATGGGAAGAAGATTTCAGAAAGCCAAAATTTTAGAACAACTACCCTTTGTTCAACTCAAGACAAATGTACTGCTTACCCTGAGCGTCCCAACAGTAATGAACTAAGTTGTAAAGAGAATTTTAGAAAGAACCAGGGACACATATGCtatacagaaaaagaacaagCATTACAAACCCTGCAAAAGCACAATTTTGAAAACACCATCGAAAGCCTCCTCTCCCTCAGAACAACCCTTAGTCTTAACCTGGGAAAGCATCCTAACGGTTCTGTGCTAGCTGAGATTTCACCCACAATCTGCTACACCCAGCTCAACGCTACGGACTTAAGGAAGTGTCatgttttcttccccagctgcttTAATTGCAGAAGTTCCTGAAACAGCTACTAAGGTTTATCACCATACGGGTTCCAAAAATTCTCAACTATCAATAATGCTGTCTCCAAAGGGTGCTCAATCTCTTTCAGTGTTAGTTATCAGTTAACTGATGCAAACCCTAAGTGCAAAAGACAAGACTAAGAAGCCATAAAGGTTTACTTCCTGAAGTAAATCTGCTGCTAGTGCTGATGAACTTGAGAACACCAAATAAAATACTGCCAGCTTTCCTTTAATTTAGAAAATGACTAGCAGGTCccaaatacattgttttattctgcaaaaaaacccaccaaaaaaaataaccaaacaagaGGTTGCATTTATTTGCTCATTCCAAAATATGCAAAGGTCAGTATTAACCTCAAATTAGATAATGAGTTTTGAATGGTTTATGGCTCTGAAACGTGCATACttaattttgttatttgtttgAAGAAATGTTTAACCATACACTCAGCTTAGGTGGCTCTCTCCAAGCCCCCTGGCAAAGATttgattatatatttatattttcacaACAAAGGATATGAAACAAAGGAGCTTTTATCAAACCAGCCTTTTACCTGCATACAGCAGTATAGTACATATAAATAGAATCCCAAATTGCTCTAAATTCTGCATGCTAAGGATAATGGATGACAAAAACACAGTATGTGACACACATCTATATTTCCACTGTTTTGCAAATTTAAGTCAGGACCAAACATTTAGCTCGATGGTTGTGTTCACATACATCTGATAATAAACCTAGACTAGTTCTAAAACCACtctaaaaaataacagtaaagatCTAGAATGGCTGTACTTACTCCACTCCCAAGCTACTGAGAGAAAGATGTTTAAACtgacacaaactgaaacaatGGTATTCACCAGGTTTTATCTATATGGAAAGTTCTAGCAGAAGTGCTAAAATAGTTAACTTAGCATCACTCCCTCTGTGGTAATTCATTCCATAAATCAGTAGCTTTTTACACTGTATTAAACCTTTTCCAAAGAAGAATTTGCTATTCTGATTTATAAGCATTCAAGGACTGTACCGTAATGTAATTATGGCAAGCTAAAATACACTTCCGAACTAAACAAGCCCGTTGTGAGATATGATCTTCCAGGAATTCTGCAAATACATAACCTAGTTTTGAGATGCAACTTGAAGTAAGTTGTTTGTGTTTATGTTCTCTTTCAAGTTTACTTGCTACATGTCCTCAATTCTTGTGAAATACAACAGATTActtccttttctaattttctcaTGTTCAGCAATAGCAGAGGTGCTGGTAACACCCCCTATCCCTCCTCCCCTTTTATGCTATTAACATAATATTGTTTCTAGAACAcaatgaaaagaggaaataaaggatTCTCACCctgctgagaagggaaaaaaaaaaacccacaaaaacagaCTACTTCATGTAAACAGTAGGAACAGAAATCATCTCAATTTAAAAATTTAGATTCTCATCCTATTAAAAAACTTAAAGCTTTCTCAGTCATGTATTTCAGGCATGAAAATCTGTGTTCTGGTATCTGTTATTACTTTAATGTATTTGACAATTTACAAATATAACTTACTGCTTAATTTTCTTGCCATCAGGGTCAACCTTGCCGAGGTATGTATTTGATATACTTCCATGTTGCTGCAGAATGCTTATATCCCCAAAGAGACTTAACTTCTGGAGATTCCTatgaaatgacaaaataaaaaggaatctGTACACAAAATTAAAACACTGTGAGGAATCATTCTGGGTAAGACAAACACAGGCAATAAGAACACATTATTACACGGAACATGCAGTCTATTTTGGGACACATCCTACTGTCCTGGAATACAGGCAGATCTGGAA
The sequence above is drawn from the Strix aluco isolate bStrAlu1 chromosome 4, bStrAlu1.hap1, whole genome shotgun sequence genome and encodes:
- the FBXO33 gene encoding F-box only protein 33 isoform X2; this encodes MSVCGEAVGAGSLPSELVVHIFSFLAGPDRLRASAACSHWRECLFYPALWPRLRLSLRVSPAERPRLEFLMRKCGWFVRELRVQFAADNYPSGGGGAAAAAAAGSSEGAAAACDGEAPPLCPRWLDLLRTYLELVLCVLSSVRNNRNLQKLSLFGDISILQQHGSISNTYLGKVDPDGKKIKQIQQLFEEILGNSRQLKWLSCGFMLQIVTPTSLSSLSNPIANTMEHLSLLDNHIPGNTTLITAVELERFVNLRSLALDFCDFTAEMARVLADSNHVPLHRLSLLVHSVSIMHKSLDSMPEDENWKALTRNSTNLRVYIMAFDVKSDDMLRILKPSIPLERIHFDSYITCVSGAVVDLISRQYDKFLTHFILMNDVIDMSGFPDLSDNRNEDPLVLLAWRCTRLSLLAVHGYTVWAHNLIAIARLRGSDLKVLEVTEESIDFDQGELADQDVDPVHNLIEQVSLGLGRPWHAVMDIELLSVFTEPTRHFYREMQSFSEGI